The Heyndrickxia vini genome contains a region encoding:
- the recN gene encoding DNA repair protein RecN has product MLQELSIKNFAIIDELYLSIEKGLTVLTGETGAGKSIIIDAVNLLVGGRGSSEFVRHGEKKAEIEGLFILNDESHPCYNRANEFGIDIEEGMIILHRDISITGKSVCRINGKLVTISILREIGSTLIDIHGQHEHQELMNETHHLRLLDQYGGREIKTALDNYRVIYKQYEQIASKLKGLSENEQQMAHRLDLIQFQLQEIQKANLQIDEDIILMEEKKKLMNFERLFDSLKTSYGALQGEQKGLDWIGLVMSQLETTAEIEPDYEPLLESVSNCFYILEDAASTIRNDLDSLEFNPERLNEIESRLNEMNQLKRKYGGTLQDILEYSSKIEEEIETIINRESHIDKLQITLAQLQKDLYLEAKQLSDLRKKWSKKLMNAIHSELKQLYMDKTVFEVKFIHSVEEYKNEMDPPFRKDGLDFVEFYISTNPGEPLKPLNKVASGGELSRMMLALKTIFSKHQGITSIIFDEVDTGVSGRVAQAIGEKIYQVSEHSQVLCISHLPQVAAMADTHLFIMKETIDGRTRTKVKTLKLEEKINEVSRMIAGVEITDKALEHAQELLQLAYAKKFT; this is encoded by the coding sequence TTGTTACAAGAATTATCGATCAAAAATTTTGCCATCATTGATGAACTATATTTGTCTATAGAAAAAGGATTAACGGTGTTAACAGGAGAAACCGGTGCGGGAAAATCTATTATCATTGATGCAGTTAATTTATTAGTTGGTGGAAGAGGATCATCAGAATTCGTTCGCCACGGTGAAAAAAAGGCAGAAATCGAAGGCCTTTTTATATTAAATGACGAATCACATCCATGTTATAATCGAGCAAATGAATTTGGAATTGACATTGAAGAAGGAATGATTATCCTTCATCGTGATATTTCAATTACCGGAAAAAGCGTTTGCAGAATTAATGGGAAATTAGTAACCATTTCGATTTTACGTGAAATTGGTAGCACTCTAATTGATATACACGGTCAGCATGAACACCAAGAATTAATGAATGAAACTCATCATTTAAGGCTTCTTGATCAATATGGAGGCAGGGAAATTAAGACTGCACTTGATAATTATCGTGTAATATACAAACAATATGAGCAAATTGCTTCTAAGCTTAAAGGATTGAGTGAAAATGAACAGCAAATGGCTCACCGATTAGATCTTATTCAATTTCAACTGCAAGAAATCCAAAAAGCAAATCTTCAAATAGACGAAGACATCATCCTCATGGAAGAAAAGAAAAAATTAATGAATTTTGAACGGCTTTTCGATTCATTAAAAACAAGTTACGGCGCATTACAAGGCGAACAAAAGGGGCTTGATTGGATAGGTCTCGTTATGAGTCAGTTAGAAACGACTGCCGAAATTGAGCCGGATTATGAGCCATTATTAGAATCCGTTTCAAATTGTTTTTATATACTTGAAGATGCGGCAAGTACAATCCGCAATGATTTAGATAGTTTAGAGTTTAACCCTGAACGTTTAAATGAAATTGAAAGCCGCCTTAACGAAATGAACCAATTAAAAAGAAAATATGGCGGCACACTGCAAGATATATTGGAATACAGTTCAAAGATCGAGGAAGAAATTGAAACGATTATTAACCGTGAAAGCCATATTGATAAATTACAAATAACGTTAGCTCAACTTCAAAAAGATTTATATTTAGAAGCCAAACAATTAAGTGATTTAAGAAAAAAATGGTCTAAAAAATTAATGAATGCAATTCATAGTGAATTAAAGCAATTATATATGGATAAAACAGTATTTGAAGTGAAATTCATTCATTCTGTTGAGGAATATAAAAATGAAATGGACCCTCCATTTCGAAAAGATGGGTTGGATTTCGTTGAATTTTATATATCAACCAACCCTGGTGAACCTTTAAAACCATTAAATAAAGTTGCTTCCGGTGGTGAATTATCGAGAATGATGCTTGCGCTGAAAACGATTTTTTCAAAACATCAGGGCATTACTTCAATCATTTTCGATGAGGTAGATACAGGTGTAAGCGGCCGAGTTGCTCAAGCAATTGGTGAAAAGATATATCAAGTTTCTGAGCATTCGCAAGTCCTATGTATTTCCCATCTACCACAAGTTGCAGCTATGGCAGATACACATTTGTTTATCATGAAAGAAACCATTGATGGACGAACACGGACAAAGGTGAAAACTTTGAAATTGGAAGAAAAAATTAATGAAGTTAGTCGCATGATTGCAGGTGTCGAAATAACCGATAAAGCTTTAGAACACGCTCAAGAATTGTTGCAACTTGCCTATGCAAAAAAATTTACTTGA